One window of Desulfobaculum bizertense DSM 18034 genomic DNA carries:
- the larB gene encoding nickel pincer cofactor biosynthesis protein LarB, with the protein MTRDDLFQLFTRLASGAVSPEQALYSFQTQPVEELAQGVTLDTHRLARTGQGEVVYGPGKTIPQLKNCVQGLADAGQPVLVTRLSAAKGEALVEIFPDAVFHEHSGLLTLGFSLELDGPYPHSGECIVVTAGASDMGVALEAYGTACFFGLNCGLVSDVGVAGVHRLTPHIENLSKAKVLIVVAGMDGALPSVLAGLVPTPILGVPSTSGKDNMLGGVSSLMAMLNSCSPGVAAMNIDNGFGAAAFASKLCAK; encoded by the coding sequence ATGACCAGAGACGATCTTTTTCAGCTTTTTACTCGCCTTGCTTCAGGAGCCGTTAGCCCTGAGCAGGCACTCTATTCTTTTCAGACCCAGCCAGTTGAAGAACTGGCGCAGGGCGTGACTCTTGATACGCATCGCCTTGCCCGTACCGGGCAGGGAGAAGTTGTCTATGGCCCCGGAAAAACCATTCCCCAGCTTAAAAATTGTGTGCAGGGGCTTGCTGATGCGGGGCAGCCCGTTTTGGTGACCCGGCTTTCTGCCGCAAAGGGCGAAGCACTGGTCGAAATTTTTCCTGACGCCGTTTTCCATGAACATTCCGGCCTGCTGACCCTTGGCTTTTCTCTTGAGCTTGATGGGCCTTACCCTCACTCTGGTGAGTGCATTGTTGTCACTGCCGGAGCCTCGGATATGGGCGTTGCTCTCGAAGCCTACGGGACTGCCTGTTTCTTTGGCCTGAACTGTGGTCTGGTTTCTGACGTTGGCGTTGCTGGTGTGCATCGCCTGACTCCGCACATAGAGAACCTCTCCAAAGCAAAGGTGCTTATTGTTGTCGCCGGGATGGATGGCGCCTTGCCCAGTGTTTTGGCAGGGCTGGTTCCTACGCCTATCCTTGGCGTGCCAAGCACTTCTGGCAAAGACAACATGCTTGGCGGAGTTTCATCGCTGATGGCCATGCTGAATTCCTGTTCACCCGGTGTCGCCGCCATGAACATCGACAACGGGTTTGGAGCGGCGGCCTTTGCTTCAAAGCTCTGTGCAAAATAA
- a CDS encoding acyl-[acyl-carrier-protein] thioesterase — translation MNFTVRVAEAGFDGKGSIAGVGSWLQDAAAVHAGELGFDNAVLAEKANVVWVLIREYIEMQRYPGYGERVCISTWPASLERNVGRRDFRIFDAQHQQIGAATSLWAIMDIESRKLAPMPDFVAAQYPKTPVHSVELPSRSVKRLREHSTESSIMTRYSDLDSNAHVNNVHYMEWALESLPGSYACRPCSLDIAFRAEARLGDRVLSRSVCEGEAQCRHAVLRDDGVELARIATRWK, via the coding sequence ATGAATTTCACTGTGCGCGTTGCCGAAGCTGGCTTTGATGGAAAAGGCAGCATTGCTGGCGTTGGGAGCTGGCTTCAGGATGCGGCAGCGGTCCATGCCGGTGAACTTGGATTTGATAATGCCGTGCTGGCAGAAAAAGCCAATGTTGTCTGGGTGCTTATTCGGGAGTACATCGAAATGCAGCGCTATCCCGGATATGGTGAGCGTGTGTGCATAAGTACCTGGCCCGCGTCTTTGGAGCGGAATGTCGGGCGTCGTGATTTTCGGATTTTTGACGCTCAGCATCAGCAGATTGGTGCCGCAACCAGTCTGTGGGCCATTATGGATATTGAGAGCCGAAAGCTTGCCCCTATGCCTGACTTTGTCGCCGCTCAGTATCCCAAAACCCCGGTCCACAGTGTGGAACTGCCTTCCCGTTCCGTAAAGCGCCTTCGGGAGCACAGCACGGAAAGCTCCATCATGACTCGCTACAGCGACCTCGACAGCAACGCCCACGTGAACAACGTTCATTACATGGAATGGGCCTTGGAATCGCTTCCCGGTTCCTATGCCTGTCGTCCCTGTTCTTTGGACATTGCTTTTCGTGCCGAAGCGCGGCTTGGTGACCGGGTGCTCTCTCGCAGCGTCTGCGAAGGTGAAGCGCAGTGTCGACATGCTGTGTTGCGTGACGACGGAGTCGAGCTTGCCCGGATAGCAACTCGCTGGAAATAA
- a CDS encoding M24 family metallopeptidase yields MNTQVFTARRDRLRTLMAGKGYKAMLVPLAANRYYLSGFELHDPQCNESAGMILVTDSGEDWLMTDSRFIDAAARVWPRERVFIYRYPVMESIGRHIRSLGYSEVCVDDQSLSFRNWKNMSNAISMVPCSGYVEALRLIKDDTEIAAIRKANALNHKVFAQIEKELVPGRTEREIAWMIEKLYREQGASELAFTTIVAVGKNAALPHAIPGDDIITENCPVLIDKGCRVDEYCSDQTRTFWVGNSPSDEFKRTLELVQEAQRAGISAIAGGEPIPEVYDRANSVFERHGVEKYFTHSFGHGVGLETHEGPGLSMRGIQLFEPGMVVTAEPGLYYPEWGGVRWEHMVLVTDDACEVL; encoded by the coding sequence ATGAATACTCAAGTCTTTACTGCGCGACGGGATCGTCTTCGGACGCTTATGGCTGGCAAGGGATACAAGGCTATGCTCGTGCCGCTCGCCGCAAACAGATATTATCTCAGCGGCTTTGAGCTGCACGACCCTCAGTGCAATGAATCTGCGGGAATGATTCTCGTCACCGATTCCGGTGAAGACTGGCTTATGACAGACTCCCGTTTTATCGATGCTGCGGCCCGTGTCTGGCCTCGTGAGCGGGTCTTTATCTATCGCTATCCGGTCATGGAGAGCATTGGGCGGCACATTCGCTCATTGGGCTATTCCGAAGTGTGTGTAGATGACCAGAGTTTGAGTTTCCGCAACTGGAAAAACATGTCCAATGCCATCTCCATGGTGCCATGTTCAGGCTATGTGGAAGCGCTTCGCCTTATTAAGGATGACACGGAAATCGCCGCAATTCGCAAGGCAAATGCCCTGAACCACAAGGTCTTTGCCCAGATTGAAAAAGAACTCGTCCCCGGTCGCACTGAGCGCGAGATTGCGTGGATGATTGAAAAGCTGTACCGCGAGCAGGGCGCTAGCGAGCTTGCCTTTACCACCATCGTTGCAGTAGGCAAGAACGCTGCTTTGCCGCACGCTATTCCCGGTGATGACATCATCACAGAGAATTGCCCTGTCTTGATCGACAAGGGATGTCGCGTTGACGAATATTGCTCTGACCAGACGCGGACTTTTTGGGTCGGTAACTCCCCCTCTGACGAATTCAAGCGCACGCTTGAGCTTGTACAGGAGGCTCAGCGCGCTGGAATTTCCGCCATTGCCGGTGGCGAACCAATCCCGGAAGTCTACGACCGGGCCAACAGCGTTTTTGAACGGCATGGTGTCGAAAAGTATTTTACGCACTCTTTTGGGCATGGCGTTGGTCTGGAAACGCACGAAGGTCCCGGCCTTTCCATGCGCGGCATTCAGCTTTTTGAACCCGGTATGGTTGTGACCGCAGAACCGGGCCTCTATTACCCCGAGTGGGGTGGTGTGCGCTGGGAGCACATGGTGCTCGTGACTGATGATGCTTGTGAGGTTTTGTGA
- a CDS encoding DUF4911 domain-containing protein — protein sequence MRKRRIGKAKSRMYAEQAIQPARSKRLYLRMNTSDMAYLKFILEGYDNLAYLSTIDRYGGIAQCVFTAGQEREARDFLHSMQNEGLDFEIIDPAVLQP from the coding sequence GTGAGAAAACGAAGAATAGGAAAAGCAAAGAGCCGTATGTATGCCGAGCAGGCTATTCAGCCCGCCCGTTCAAAGCGGCTCTATTTGCGGATGAACACCAGTGACATGGCGTACCTCAAGTTTATCCTCGAGGGCTATGATAACTTGGCATATTTGAGTACAATTGATCGGTATGGCGGGATTGCGCAGTGTGTTTTCACTGCCGGGCAGGAACGTGAAGCCCGAGATTTCTTACACTCTATGCAAAATGAAGGTCTCGATTTTGAGATAATTGATCCTGCCGTGCTCCAACCGTAA